From the genome of Suricata suricatta isolate VVHF042 chromosome 3, meerkat_22Aug2017_6uvM2_HiC, whole genome shotgun sequence, one region includes:
- the LOC115287102 gene encoding LOW QUALITY PROTEIN: probable palmitoyltransferase ZDHHC11 (The sequence of the model RefSeq protein was modified relative to this genomic sequence to represent the inferred CDS: inserted 1 base in 1 codon), which produces MDLYDWSWRGGLPEARDQRVPRSNVSRGNGWSRPLSSFQALAWTLLFIVALANFRIFIPFLPPNWNFIAYGVTGGLFVFHLVVHLMAASINPAEATVRLKNYAEPVPHFDRSKPASVIQNLCQVTDTKKAKHCGLCNKCVSHFDHXCRWLNNCVGIRNYS; this is translated from the exons ATGGATTTGTATGACTGGAGCTGGAGAGGAGGCCTGCCGGAAGCCAGGGACCAACGGGTCCCGAGATCCAACGTGTCCCGAGGGAATGGCTGGTCAAGGCCCCTGAGCTCCTTCCAGGCATTGGCTTGGACTCTGCTGTTCATCGTTGCCCTGGCCAACTTCCGCATCTTCATCCCCTTTCTGCCGCCTAACTGGAACTTCATCGCCTATGGT GTGACTGGCGGGCTTTTCGTTTTCCACCTGGTGGTCCACTTGATGGCAGCTTCCATCAATCCGGCAGAGGCTACTGTGAGGCTCAAGAACTATGCAGAGCCTGTGCCTCATTTTGACCGCAGCAAACCCGCTTCCGTCATCCAGAACCTGTGTCAAGTCACAGA CACTAAGAAGGCCAAACACTGTGGTCTCTGCAACAAGTGTGTATCTCACTTTGACC CATGCAGATGGCTGAACAACTGTGTGGGGATCAGAAATTACTCGTGA